In one window of Erwinia tasmaniensis Et1/99 DNA:
- a CDS encoding arginase family protein, whose amino-acid sequence MQVKIICSQGRVGDKTDATLRGAKLTADTLGRKFKRKISYIGKFSPCKNDQWKDSLPEAAPTLALLQGELQQCLEQDNTPILALNTCSASLATLPIAAAKYPDMKLLWIDAHGDFNTPHTTSTGYLGGMALAGACGLWDSGYGHGIRPEQVILIGAHDIDEAELLSLKQHSVRNIIPEKVNPENVIKNIEGSKVWIHIDWDVLDPGQINADYKVKGGLPLSTLIDTLKAIPASQVLGLEIAEFSPDENRPEQNEKDLINICDVVDALFLT is encoded by the coding sequence ATGCAGGTGAAAATCATTTGTTCACAAGGACGCGTTGGGGATAAAACAGACGCTACGCTTAGGGGGGCAAAGCTTACCGCCGATACACTTGGAAGAAAATTTAAAAGAAAAATCAGCTATATAGGTAAGTTCTCGCCCTGTAAGAATGATCAATGGAAGGACTCTCTTCCCGAAGCTGCTCCAACATTAGCTCTCCTGCAAGGAGAACTGCAGCAATGTCTGGAACAAGATAATACCCCTATTCTGGCCTTAAACACTTGTTCAGCTAGCCTGGCCACATTACCCATTGCGGCCGCAAAGTATCCAGACATGAAACTGTTGTGGATAGATGCCCACGGAGATTTTAATACTCCACATACGACTTCAACCGGTTATCTGGGTGGAATGGCCTTAGCTGGCGCCTGTGGCTTATGGGATAGTGGTTATGGTCATGGTATCAGGCCTGAGCAGGTCATTCTGATTGGTGCACATGATATAGATGAAGCAGAGCTTTTATCGCTGAAACAACATTCAGTACGAAATATTATTCCAGAAAAAGTGAATCCAGAAAATGTTATTAAAAATATAGAAGGATCTAAAGTCTGGATACATATTGACTGGGACGTTCTCGACCCCGGCCAGATTAATGCTGATTACAAAGTTAAAGGCGGCCTGCCTCTTTCCACACTGATTGATACACTTAAGGCAATTCCAGCCAGTCAGGTTCTGGGGCTTGAGATTGCAGAGTTTAGTCCTGACGAAAACAGGCCTGAGCAGAATGAAAAAGATTTAATCAATATCTGCGATGTCGTAGATGCTTTGTTCTTAACGTAG
- the recC gene encoding exodeoxyribonuclease V subunit gamma, with product MFTVYHSNQLDILKTLACWQIENQPLRDPLRSEVVLVQSPGMAQWLQMSLAEEFGIAANIDFPLPASFIWDMFVRVLPEIPKESAFNKSSMSWKLMAILPDMLPGEAFTPLRHYLSDDDDKRKLFQLASRVADLFDQYLVYRPQWLNGWEKGQLADGLGDAQLWQAPLWAALVEYTRRLEQPGWHRANLYQRFIALLENSSTRPENLPDRVFICGISALPPVYLQALRALGKHIDIHLLFTNPCRHYWGDIQDYGFLARLQSRHRRHYQDNRQIPQFRDADNASSLFNDAGEQQLSNPLLASWGKLGRDNLYLLAQMEPNEVFAFVDIEPTDLLQTLKRDLLELEDHAVIGLKTSEWENSRSKRILAAEDRSIAIHQCHSPQREVEVLQDRLLAMMADDPTLTARDIIVMVADIDAYTPFIQAVFGNAPADRALPFAISDRRASQAHPVLQAFISLLGLPDSRFTAEDVLALLEVPAVASRFAIDEEGLRLLRYWVAESGIRWGLDDDGVRDLDLPATGQHTWHFGLTRMLLGYAMNSEAGDWQGILPFDESSGLIAELAGNLAELLMQLNRWQRWLSEPRELQNWLPLCRQMLDDFFISDADTEAALTLIEEQWQQVISYGVQASYQQAVPLTLLRDELSSRLDQQRISQRFLAGPINFCTLMPMRSIPFKVVCLLGMNDGVYPRTLPPLGFDLMSQQMQKGDRSRRDDDRYLFLEALNSAQQQLYISYIARSIQDNTERYPSVLVSELVEYISQSFCLADDSGSDVDSSAKAVVKHLHHLHSRMPFAAENFSASAEFRSFAAEWLPAASGQGTAHPPFMRALPEESETVIAFDKLIRFWRHPVRAFFSLRLGVSFQLEETGLPDAEPFSLDGLSRYQVNSLLLNSLIDGKEGDQLYARQRAAGVLPYGAFGELFWLEQESEMRELAGRVREQRAAAESWEISLTLGETTLSGWLPQVQDSGLLRWRPGILNFHDGLTLWLEHLVYCTIGGTGSSLMLGRKESLWCFPALEADAAQQQLAHYIDGYRLGMRSPLLLTASGGAWLKACFDEKAGVLRLDDATQKQARGKLLQCWQGNYQVEGEGSDPYLQRLLRRLDDDSVQEMSAQAERWLFPLLLNHQPGQIDCLR from the coding sequence ATGTTTACCGTTTACCACTCAAATCAGCTGGATATACTGAAAACGCTGGCCTGCTGGCAGATAGAAAACCAGCCGCTACGCGATCCGCTGCGTTCTGAAGTGGTGCTGGTGCAAAGCCCCGGTATGGCGCAATGGCTGCAAATGTCGCTGGCAGAAGAGTTTGGCATTGCGGCTAATATAGACTTTCCGCTGCCCGCCAGCTTTATCTGGGACATGTTTGTACGCGTGCTGCCTGAAATCCCTAAAGAGAGCGCGTTTAACAAATCCAGCATGAGCTGGAAGCTGATGGCTATTTTGCCCGATATGCTGCCGGGTGAAGCCTTTACCCCGCTGCGGCACTACCTTAGCGATGACGACGACAAGCGTAAGCTGTTCCAGCTGGCGTCACGCGTGGCGGATCTGTTTGATCAGTATCTCGTTTACCGCCCGCAGTGGCTGAACGGTTGGGAAAAGGGCCAGCTGGCAGATGGGCTGGGAGATGCTCAGCTATGGCAGGCCCCGCTATGGGCGGCGCTGGTGGAATACACCCGGCGGCTGGAGCAGCCGGGATGGCATCGTGCGAATCTTTATCAGCGATTTATCGCCCTGCTGGAGAACAGCAGCACGCGTCCGGAAAATCTGCCCGATCGGGTGTTTATCTGCGGTATTTCTGCGCTGCCACCGGTCTATCTGCAGGCGCTAAGGGCGCTGGGAAAACATATCGATATCCATCTGCTGTTTACCAATCCTTGCCGTCACTACTGGGGGGATATCCAGGACTACGGTTTCCTCGCCAGGCTGCAAAGCCGACACCGCCGCCACTACCAGGATAACCGACAGATCCCGCAGTTTCGCGATGCCGACAACGCCTCCTCGCTGTTTAATGACGCGGGCGAGCAGCAGCTAAGCAACCCGCTGCTGGCTTCCTGGGGGAAGCTGGGGCGCGATAACCTTTATCTGCTGGCGCAGATGGAGCCAAATGAAGTCTTTGCCTTTGTCGATATTGAACCCACCGACCTGCTGCAAACGCTCAAACGCGACCTGCTGGAGCTGGAAGATCACGCGGTCATCGGCCTGAAAACCAGCGAGTGGGAGAACAGCCGCAGCAAGCGCATTCTGGCCGCGGAGGATCGTTCGATAGCGATCCACCAGTGCCACAGCCCACAGCGCGAAGTGGAGGTGCTGCAGGACAGGCTGCTGGCGATGATGGCCGACGATCCAACGCTGACCGCACGCGATATCATCGTCATGGTGGCTGATATCGATGCCTACACGCCGTTTATTCAGGCGGTGTTCGGCAATGCACCTGCCGATCGCGCTCTGCCGTTTGCCATTTCTGACCGGCGAGCCAGCCAGGCGCACCCGGTACTGCAGGCCTTTATCTCCCTGCTCGGCCTGCCGGACAGCCGCTTCACCGCAGAGGACGTGCTTGCCCTGCTGGAGGTGCCCGCCGTCGCCAGCCGCTTTGCCATAGACGAAGAGGGGCTACGCCTGCTGCGTTACTGGGTCGCAGAGTCGGGGATACGCTGGGGGCTGGATGATGATGGCGTGCGCGATCTCGATCTGCCCGCCACCGGCCAGCATACCTGGCACTTTGGCCTGACGCGCATGCTGCTGGGCTATGCAATGAACAGTGAAGCGGGCGACTGGCAGGGAATACTGCCCTTCGACGAGTCCAGCGGGCTGATTGCCGAACTGGCGGGTAACCTGGCCGAGCTGCTGATGCAGCTCAACCGCTGGCAGCGGTGGCTGAGTGAACCGCGTGAGCTACAGAACTGGCTACCGCTGTGTCGCCAGATGCTGGATGACTTTTTTATCAGCGATGCCGACACCGAAGCTGCGCTAACGCTGATCGAAGAGCAGTGGCAGCAGGTGATTAGCTATGGCGTGCAGGCCTCATACCAGCAGGCGGTGCCGCTAACCTTGCTGCGCGATGAACTGTCATCACGCCTTGACCAGCAGCGTATCAGCCAGCGTTTTCTCGCCGGCCCGATCAACTTCTGTACCCTGATGCCAATGCGCTCTATCCCGTTCAAAGTGGTGTGTCTGTTGGGTATGAATGACGGGGTTTATCCACGAACCTTGCCGCCGCTGGGCTTTGACTTAATGAGCCAGCAGATGCAGAAGGGTGACCGCAGCCGTCGTGACGATGACCGCTATCTGTTCCTGGAAGCACTGAACTCGGCGCAGCAGCAGCTGTATATCAGCTATATTGCCCGCTCGATTCAGGATAATACGGAGCGTTACCCCTCGGTGCTGGTCAGTGAGCTGGTGGAATATATCAGCCAGAGCTTCTGCCTGGCCGACGACAGCGGCAGTGATGTTGACAGCAGCGCCAAAGCGGTAGTGAAACACCTGCATCATCTGCACAGCCGCATGCCGTTTGCCGCAGAGAATTTTAGCGCCAGTGCAGAGTTTCGTAGCTTTGCCGCGGAATGGCTCCCCGCTGCCAGCGGGCAGGGAACTGCTCATCCGCCGTTTATGCGGGCGTTGCCGGAAGAGAGCGAAACGGTAATCGCTTTTGACAAGCTGATCCGTTTCTGGCGTCACCCGGTTCGCGCATTTTTCAGTTTGCGGCTCGGCGTCAGCTTTCAGCTGGAGGAGACCGGATTACCGGATGCGGAACCGTTTTCCCTTGATGGGCTGAGCCGCTACCAGGTTAACAGCCTGCTGCTTAACAGCCTGATCGACGGCAAGGAGGGTGACCAGCTGTATGCCCGGCAGCGTGCTGCCGGAGTGCTGCCTTACGGCGCATTCGGTGAACTGTTCTGGCTGGAGCAGGAGTCAGAAATGAGAGAGCTGGCCGGGCGGGTGCGCGAGCAGCGTGCGGCGGCGGAAAGCTGGGAGATTTCTCTTACGCTTGGAGAGACAACACTTAGCGGCTGGCTTCCCCAGGTTCAGGACAGCGGGCTGCTGCGCTGGCGGCCGGGGATACTGAACTTTCACGATGGTCTGACGCTATGGCTGGAACATTTGGTGTACTGCACAATAGGCGGCACCGGCAGCAGCCTGATGCTGGGGCGTAAAGAAAGCCTGTGGTGCTTCCCGGCGCTGGAGGCAGATGCCGCGCAGCAGCAGCTGGCTCACTATATTGATGGCTACCGCCTGGGCATGCGCTCCCCTCTGCTGTTAACCGCTTCCGGCGGCGCGTGGCTGAAAGCGTGCTTTGATGAAAAAGCGGGCGTATTACGGCTTGATGATGCCACGCAGAAACAGGCGCGCGGCAAGTTGTTACAGTGCTGGCAGGGAAATTATCAGGTTGAAGGCGAGGGCAGCGATCCCTATCTGCAAAGATTGCTACGTCGGCTGGATGATGACAGCGTGCAGGAGATGAGCGCTCAGGCAGAACGCTGGCTGTTTCCGCTGCTGCTGAACCATCAGCCCGGCCAGATAGACTGTCTACGGTAA
- a CDS encoding prepilin-type N-terminal cleavage/methylation domain-containing protein: MWINLSNQQGFSLIETLFSLLLFSLSLSALMKYQQALGLGFQQQWQQREVWRQAFQRLHGNESMGWPSQLSSHSGPAGCRLLRAQVTSPAGRQATLTQLNCHQDAR, encoded by the coding sequence ATGTGGATTAATCTCTCTAATCAGCAGGGGTTCAGTCTGATAGAAACGTTATTTTCCCTGCTGCTATTTAGTCTGAGCCTCTCCGCGCTGATGAAATATCAGCAGGCGCTGGGGCTGGGTTTTCAGCAGCAGTGGCAGCAGCGTGAAGTCTGGCGCCAGGCTTTTCAGCGCCTGCACGGGAATGAGAGCATGGGATGGCCCAGCCAGCTTAGCTCTCACAGTGGACCGGCGGGTTGCCGGCTGCTCCGTGCGCAGGTTACCAGCCCGGCGGGGCGGCAGGCGACGCTCACCCAGCTGAACTGCCATCAGGACGCCAGATAG
- a CDS encoding DUF2509 family protein, which produces MRPASQRGGSTLLMVIILLLMGTLMLNATRRQLGDAINLVGDERIYLQQYTAATSALAWGQRLPWKAGEGWRCQQLGEYRWRACLHVARMLLRADSGPDTLTLYHWMNKSRSDRWKFRPHGWLDYCPLTEKGGCDVD; this is translated from the coding sequence ATGCGCCCGGCCTCCCAGCGCGGCGGCAGTACGCTCCTCATGGTCATCATTCTTCTGCTAATGGGAACGCTGATGCTGAACGCCACGCGGCGACAGCTCGGGGATGCCATCAACCTGGTCGGTGATGAGCGGATTTACCTGCAACAATATACCGCCGCAACGTCGGCGCTCGCCTGGGGGCAGCGTCTGCCCTGGAAAGCAGGCGAAGGCTGGCGATGCCAGCAGTTGGGTGAGTACCGCTGGCGTGCCTGTCTGCACGTTGCGCGCATGCTGCTGCGCGCCGATAGCGGGCCAGACACCCTGACGCTGTATCACTGGATGAATAAATCTCGTTCGGATAGATGGAAGTTTCGGCCGCACGGCTGGCTGGACTACTGCCCACTGACGGAAAAAGGAGGCTGCGATGTGGATTAA
- a CDS encoding prepilin peptidase-dependent protein, whose protein sequence is MSLNAKGFTLLEIMVAMAIGSLLLIGAARTLPLLQTQNLRLLMQAQLHEELQQMMQTLEKALRRAGYCNGRCQGKGLRMGRADGSCVLVRWDENSNGRWEGVGRDDSDLYGYRLRAKSLEMQRGVDGCEGGGWERLNDPRLITIGVFQLEIHQRLIKVTLGGSAKAWPDISLTVEHWLKAENL, encoded by the coding sequence ATGTCGCTGAACGCAAAGGGATTCACGCTGCTTGAAATAATGGTTGCTATGGCTATTGGCAGCCTGCTGTTAATTGGCGCTGCACGAACGCTGCCGCTACTACAAACACAAAATCTGCGCTTACTGATGCAGGCGCAACTGCACGAAGAGCTACAGCAGATGATGCAAACCTTGGAGAAAGCCTTACGGCGCGCCGGTTACTGTAACGGCAGGTGTCAGGGAAAAGGGCTGCGCATGGGCCGTGCCGATGGCAGCTGTGTGCTGGTGCGTTGGGATGAAAACAGCAACGGTCGCTGGGAGGGCGTGGGGCGCGACGACAGCGATCTTTACGGCTACCGACTGCGGGCAAAAAGCCTTGAGATGCAGCGTGGCGTGGACGGCTGCGAAGGCGGCGGCTGGGAACGGCTTAACGACCCCCGGCTGATCACGATCGGTGTTTTTCAGCTGGAAATTCATCAGCGGCTGATTAAGGTCACGCTCGGCGGGTCTGCTAAAGCCTGGCCTGACATCTCGCTCACCGTTGAGCACTGGCTGAAAGCGGAAAACCTGTGA
- a CDS encoding prepilin peptidase-dependent protein, protein MKTRGMYGFTLLEMMLVITIVSLLSLGGWRSWHSWQQRQQLNDSAQQIQRLLQRLRSDANWHNAVRLLWLKPGARWCLGSGNVPARCVSGMRHALLAPYPGVRLREITSGMGFYGKRNVAHAGRIVITSPVGERRVILSSRGRVRICVQSEEQCR, encoded by the coding sequence ATGAAAACGAGGGGGATGTACGGCTTTACGCTGCTGGAAATGATGTTGGTCATCACTATTGTCAGCCTGCTTAGCCTGGGGGGATGGCGTAGCTGGCATAGCTGGCAGCAGCGCCAGCAGCTGAATGACAGCGCGCAGCAGATCCAGCGGCTGCTGCAACGACTACGTAGCGATGCGAACTGGCATAACGCGGTGCGGCTACTGTGGCTTAAACCCGGCGCGCGCTGGTGCCTGGGAAGCGGAAACGTTCCTGCACGCTGTGTTAGCGGAATGCGGCATGCTTTGCTGGCACCGTATCCGGGAGTTCGGCTGCGGGAAATCACCAGCGGAATGGGATTTTATGGCAAAAGGAATGTGGCTCACGCGGGGAGGATCGTAATTACCAGTCCGGTGGGTGAGCGACGCGTGATCCTCTCGTCCCGTGGGCGGGTGCGTATCTGTGTGCAGTCGGAGGAGCAATGTCGCTGA
- the ddpX gene encoding D-alanyl-D-alanine dipeptidase: protein MMPFTPLVNIRVALPQVGIDLKYATADNITGQAIYCEDRCLLHPDAAAALARSVHIAQLAGFTLLIYDAYRPQQAQQNLWLSCSDPDYVMPPGLGSNHCRGTAVDVTLVDHENQIVDMGTGFDEMAPHSHAYHPAVSAQAQRHRLLLNGIMFGGGFCGIATEWWHFELPQAASYALLPEQFDCYPPASGG from the coding sequence ATGATGCCTTTTACACCGCTGGTGAATATCCGCGTTGCGCTGCCACAGGTGGGGATCGATCTGAAGTATGCCACGGCTGACAATATCACCGGACAGGCTATCTATTGTGAAGATCGCTGCCTGTTACATCCAGATGCCGCCGCTGCGCTGGCGCGTAGCGTGCACATTGCGCAGCTGGCTGGTTTTACCCTGCTGATTTACGATGCATATCGTCCACAGCAGGCTCAGCAAAATTTATGGCTGTCCTGTTCGGACCCGGACTATGTTATGCCGCCTGGCCTGGGTTCCAACCATTGTCGCGGTACGGCGGTGGATGTCACGCTGGTGGACCATGAAAATCAGATTGTTGATATGGGAACCGGGTTTGACGAGATGGCTCCGCATTCTCATGCGTATCATCCGGCCGTGTCAGCTCAGGCTCAACGTCATCGCCTGTTGCTGAATGGGATCATGTTTGGTGGGGGATTCTGTGGCATTGCCACCGAATGGTGGCACTTTGAGCTGCCTCAGGCGGCGAGCTATGCGCTACTGCCTGAACAATTTGACTGCTACCCCCCGGCATCGGGGGGGTAA
- the thyA gene encoding thymidylate synthase translates to MKQYLALMQHVLEQGTPKDDRTGTGTLSVFGHQMRFNLQQGFPLVTTKKCHLRSIIHELLWFLKGETNIAYLKENKVSIWDEWADENGDLGPVYGKQWRSWGAADGHQIDQLSKVIEQLKSDPDSRRIIVSAWNVGELDQMALAPCHAFFQFYVAQGKLSCQLYQRSCDIFLGLPFNIASYALLVHMIAQQCDLEVGDFVWTGGDTHLYSNHLEQARLQLQREPRALPKLVIKRKPDSLFDYRFDDFEIEGYDPHPAIKAPVAI, encoded by the coding sequence ATGAAACAGTATCTGGCGTTAATGCAGCATGTGCTTGAACAGGGCACGCCGAAAGACGATCGTACCGGCACCGGCACGCTGTCCGTTTTTGGTCACCAGATGCGTTTCAATCTGCAACAGGGTTTCCCGCTGGTCACCACCAAAAAGTGCCATCTGCGCTCGATTATTCATGAGCTGCTGTGGTTCCTGAAAGGGGAGACCAATATCGCCTACCTGAAAGAAAACAAGGTGTCGATTTGGGACGAATGGGCAGACGAAAACGGCGATCTCGGCCCGGTGTACGGCAAGCAGTGGCGCAGCTGGGGAGCCGCAGACGGGCATCAGATTGACCAGCTTAGCAAGGTGATTGAGCAGCTAAAAAGCGATCCTGACTCGCGGCGTATTATTGTCTCGGCCTGGAACGTGGGGGAACTGGATCAGATGGCGCTGGCTCCGTGCCACGCCTTTTTCCAGTTCTATGTGGCGCAGGGGAAACTATCCTGCCAGCTTTATCAGCGTTCTTGCGATATTTTCCTCGGCCTGCCTTTCAACATCGCCAGCTATGCTTTGCTGGTGCATATGATCGCCCAGCAGTGCGACCTTGAAGTCGGTGATTTTGTCTGGACCGGCGGTGATACCCACCTTTACAGCAATCACCTCGAACAGGCGCGGCTACAGCTGCAGCGTGAACCGCGGGCGTTGCCAAAACTGGTGATTAAGCGCAAGCCGGACTCGTTGTTCGACTATCGTTTCGACGATTTCGAGATAGAAGGTTACGACCCGCACCCGGCGATTAAAGCCCCGGTGGCTATCTGA
- the lgt gene encoding prolipoprotein diacylglyceryl transferase — protein sequence MNNGYLAFPQFDPVIFSIGPVSLHWYGLMYLVGFVFAMWLAVRRANKPGSGWKKEEVENLLYAGFLGVFLGGRIGYVLFYNMPLFLENPLYLFKVWDGGMSFHGGLIGVIVVMLVFAHRTKRHFFQVADFIAPLIPFGLGAGRLGNFINGELWGRVDPNLPWAMLFPGSRSEDIALVAAHPQWQQLLSTYGVLPRHPSQLYELILEGVVLFIILNLFIRKSRPMGAVSGLFLIGYGAFRIIVEFFRQPDQQLGLFGGISMGQILSLPMILAGVIMMIWAYRRRPQQRIREAK from the coding sequence ATGAATAACGGCTACCTGGCTTTTCCTCAATTTGATCCGGTGATCTTCTCCATCGGACCGGTTTCACTACACTGGTACGGGCTGATGTACCTGGTAGGTTTTGTCTTCGCCATGTGGCTGGCCGTACGCCGTGCCAATAAGCCCGGCAGCGGGTGGAAAAAGGAAGAGGTGGAAAACCTGCTGTACGCGGGCTTCCTGGGGGTTTTCCTTGGCGGACGTATTGGCTACGTGCTGTTTTACAATATGCCGCTGTTTCTCGAAAACCCACTGTATCTGTTCAAAGTTTGGGATGGCGGCATGTCATTCCATGGCGGTTTGATTGGCGTGATCGTGGTGATGCTGGTATTTGCTCACCGTACCAAGCGTCATTTCTTCCAGGTGGCTGATTTTATCGCGCCGCTGATCCCGTTTGGCCTCGGCGCTGGCCGCCTCGGCAACTTTATCAACGGCGAGCTCTGGGGGCGTGTCGATCCTAACCTGCCGTGGGCGATGCTCTTCCCCGGCTCGCGCAGTGAAGATATCGCGCTGGTCGCAGCGCACCCGCAGTGGCAGCAGCTTTTGTCAACCTATGGCGTACTGCCGCGCCATCCTTCGCAGCTGTACGAGCTGATCCTCGAAGGCGTGGTGCTGTTTATCATTCTTAATCTGTTTATCCGTAAATCTCGTCCGATGGGCGCGGTCTCCGGGCTGTTCCTGATTGGCTACGGCGCGTTCCGTATTATCGTCGAGTTCTTCCGTCAGCCCGATCAGCAGCTTGGCCTGTTTGGTGGCATCAGCATGGGGCAAATTCTGTCACTGCCGATGATCCTGGCCGGAGTAATTATGATGATTTGGGCGTATCGTCGCCGCCCGCAGCAACGAATTCGTGAGGCAAAATGA
- the ptsP gene encoding phosphoenolpyruvate--protein phosphotransferase, whose protein sequence is MLTQLREIVEKVAAAPRLTEALDILVNEICLAMQTEVCSVYLADHDRRCYYLMATRGLKKPRGRTVALAFDEGIVGLVGRLAEPINLADAQKHPSYKYIPSVKEERFRSFLGVPIISRRQLLGVLVVQQREHRQFDESEESFLVTLATQMAGILSQSQLNTLFGQYRQTRIRALAAAPGVAVAQGWVDSSQPSLENVFSASTLDTVRERERLALALAEASNEFRRYSKRFTASMHKESAAIFDLYSHLLSDARLKQDLQAEIDAGSVAEWAVKKVVEKFAAQFASLQDSYLRERAGDLRVLGQRLLFHLDDTMQGTNTWPERFVLVADELTATTLAELPHDRLVGVVVRDGAANSHAAIMVRAMGIPTVMGADIQPELLDGRLLIVDGYRGELLVDPEPVLVQEYQQLISEENELSQLAEDNVFLPGALKSGEPVKVMLNAGLSAEHEQVLGNRVDGVGLYRTEIPFMLQSGFPSEEEQVAQYQGMLQLFLDKPVTLRTLDVGADKQLPYMPISEENPCLGWRGIRLTLDQPEIFLVQLRAMLRANVASDNLNILLPMVSSLEEIDEARRLLDRAAREVEEMLGYTIPLPRLGIMIEVPSMIFMIDQLRQRVDFVSVGTNDLTQYLLAVDRNNTHVANLYDSLHPAMLRALKAIADATGNAGLQLCLCGEMAGDPMCVALLVGLGYHHLSMNGRNVARVKYLLRHIELEEAKALAQSGLQAQLASEVRHQVIGFMEQRGLGGLIRGGR, encoded by the coding sequence ATGCTCACACAGCTGCGCGAAATAGTTGAAAAAGTGGCAGCAGCGCCCCGGCTTACCGAGGCGCTGGATATCTTGGTTAACGAAATTTGTCTGGCAATGCAAACTGAGGTCTGCTCGGTTTATCTTGCCGACCACGATCGCCGCTGCTACTACCTGATGGCAACGCGCGGGCTGAAGAAGCCGCGCGGGCGAACGGTGGCTTTGGCTTTTGATGAAGGTATCGTCGGGTTGGTTGGTCGTCTGGCAGAGCCAATTAACCTTGCCGATGCGCAGAAACATCCCAGCTATAAATACATACCCTCCGTAAAAGAAGAGCGTTTTCGTTCTTTTCTCGGCGTGCCGATCATTAGTCGCCGGCAGCTGCTGGGCGTGCTGGTCGTTCAGCAACGTGAGCACCGGCAGTTTGATGAAAGCGAAGAGTCATTTTTGGTGACTTTAGCGACCCAGATGGCCGGCATCCTTTCACAGTCACAGCTTAATACGCTATTTGGTCAGTACCGGCAAACCCGCATCCGTGCGCTGGCGGCGGCTCCCGGCGTGGCTGTCGCCCAGGGCTGGGTAGATTCCAGCCAGCCTTCGCTGGAGAACGTCTTTTCCGCTTCGACGCTGGACACGGTGCGTGAGCGTGAGCGCCTGGCGCTGGCGCTGGCCGAAGCCTCTAATGAATTCCGCCGCTACAGCAAGCGTTTCACCGCCAGCATGCATAAAGAAAGTGCGGCAATTTTCGATCTCTACTCTCATCTTTTAAGCGATGCGCGGCTAAAGCAGGATCTCCAGGCCGAGATCGACGCCGGATCGGTTGCCGAATGGGCGGTAAAAAAAGTCGTAGAGAAGTTTGCCGCCCAGTTTGCCAGCCTGCAGGACAGCTATCTGCGTGAAAGGGCTGGCGATCTGCGCGTACTTGGCCAGCGCCTGCTATTCCACCTTGATGACACCATGCAGGGCACCAACACCTGGCCCGAACGTTTTGTGCTGGTGGCCGATGAGCTGACCGCCACTACGTTAGCCGAATTGCCACACGACCGGCTCGTGGGCGTAGTGGTACGCGACGGGGCTGCAAACTCACACGCGGCAATTATGGTGCGCGCGATGGGCATTCCGACGGTGATGGGGGCCGACATTCAGCCTGAGCTGCTGGATGGGCGGCTGCTGATCGTCGATGGTTATCGCGGAGAGCTGCTGGTCGATCCTGAACCGGTGCTGGTACAGGAGTACCAGCAGCTGATCAGCGAAGAAAACGAACTGAGCCAGCTGGCAGAAGATAACGTCTTTCTGCCCGGCGCGCTGAAAAGCGGCGAGCCGGTCAAAGTGATGCTCAATGCCGGACTGAGCGCAGAGCACGAGCAGGTTTTAGGAAATCGGGTGGACGGCGTGGGGCTGTACCGCACGGAAATTCCGTTTATGCTGCAAAGCGGCTTTCCGTCAGAAGAAGAGCAGGTAGCGCAGTATCAGGGCATGCTACAGCTGTTTCTTGATAAGCCGGTGACGCTGCGTACGCTGGACGTCGGCGCGGACAAGCAGCTGCCCTATATGCCGATCAGTGAGGAAAACCCGTGTCTTGGCTGGCGCGGCATCCGCCTGACGCTCGATCAGCCAGAGATCTTCCTGGTTCAGCTACGTGCAATGCTGCGAGCCAATGTTGCCAGCGACAATCTTAATATTCTGTTGCCGATGGTCAGCAGCCTTGAAGAGATTGACGAAGCCCGCAGGCTGCTTGACCGCGCCGCGCGCGAAGTGGAAGAGATGCTGGGGTACACCATTCCGCTACCTCGCCTCGGTATCATGATTGAAGTGCCGTCGATGATCTTTATGATCGACCAACTCAGGCAGCGGGTTGATTTTGTCTCTGTCGGCACCAACGACCTGACGCAGTATCTGCTGGCCGTCGACCGCAATAACACACACGTAGCAAACCTGTACGACAGCCTGCACCCTGCCATGCTGCGCGCGCTGAAAGCGATAGCCGACGCCACCGGAAATGCGGGTCTTCAGCTCTGCCTGTGTGGTGAAATGGCCGGCGACCCGATGTGCGTGGCGCTGCTGGTCGGCCTGGGTTATCACCATCTCAGCATGAACGGACGCAACGTGGCGCGCGTGAAGTATCTGCTGCGCCATATTGAGCTGGAAGAAGCGAAAGCGTTGGCCCAAAGCGGGCTGCAAGCGCAGCTGGCCAGTGAGGTGCGTCATCAGGTGATCGGCTTTATGGAGCAGCGCGGACTGGGCGGTCTGATCAGGGGAGGGCGTTAA